In the Topomyia yanbarensis strain Yona2022 chromosome 3, ASM3024719v1, whole genome shotgun sequence genome, one interval contains:
- the LOC131693930 gene encoding uncharacterized protein LOC131693930: MTWERPTTIPYPMVWHEFQGPDLGNTDNLVTYRVQDLTPNRFDDMVQHFLDHYLDEEPECVAKGISGDALAKREIIEYWRWCFGRRLTLVCYKDGSREIVGGNLLNVRTAAREDVRKVESEKLNGIFTSNEYLTDTFDVFGHYGVDKYCTAYGMAVRREYRGMGICREMLLARIPMCKAFGLALTSTNFTSAGAQAAAAKAGFRNDFEISYDDLAKLGYTFPNITSRSTKVMSLIIK, from the exons ATGACCTGGGAACGCCCCACCACCATTCCATACCCCATGGTATGGCACGAATTCCAAGGTCCTGATTTGGGCAATACGGACAATCTGGTCACCTACCGGGTGCAGGACCTAACGCCGAATCGGTTTGATGACATGGTGCAGCATTTTCTTGACCACTATCTGGACGAAGAACCGGAATGCGTTGCTAAAGGAATTTCCGGAGATGCCCTAGCCAAGCGGGAGATTATCGAGTATTGGCGTTGGTGTTTCGGTCGCAGGTTGACACTGGTTTGCTACAAGGACGGATCGCGTGAAATTGTTGGCGGTAATTTGCTGAACGTGAGGACAGCGGCAAGGGAAGATGTGCGAAAG GTGGAAAGTGAAAAGTTGAACGGAATTTTCACCAGCAATGAATATTTGACGGATACTTTCGATGTTTTTGGCCACTACGGCGTCGACAAGTATTGCACTGCGTACGGAATGGCAGTGCGACGGGAATACCGCGGAATGGGGATCTGTCGTGAAATGTTGCTGGCACGAATTCCGATGTGTAAAGCATTCGGGCTGGCGCTTACTTCAACGAATTTCACCAGTGCCGGAGCACAGGCTGCCGCCGCCAAGGCTGGCTTCCGGAATGATTTTGAGATATC GTATGATGACTTAGCTAAACTAGGTTATACGTTTCCAAACATCACTTCGAGAAGTACGAAAGTTATGAGTTTAATCATCAAATAA